From Streptomyces sp. NBC_00690, a single genomic window includes:
- a CDS encoding VWA domain-containing protein: MGIRSLLRKVFGRDRSEPTEQVAASVPTQSERPEPATTTEAVSTETPVIPSPAEAPATETAEPASATAAKAAPSASAASGSAEAATTPAPAPAPTQEEAPAAAADAASTPSGLAADLVSAAFDNPQPRPRTASVPSQARTESAPGASATEPVEQPVEQPQEPAEATRSESISTAGESPDSDPELAVSSEETGSAQADDHPEDQAEPEDKTKTKTEADDRAEVTESAGDAVASVAEAPAEPLSQAEPPASEAPPTEAPPAEAAQAAPPAEAAEADEADSAVTAEETAPVLAESTEPEPTAVAPEADGGDADADTADVTAPESATAPPAQPVAAPDPTPAPDSVSVSVSEPASASATEPVAAEAEPAAAEEVEADQPTEPTEPTAPAAPAAGVAGVAGVADLDEPTPETTSPTASTAPAVPTALAPTRAAAASALQRAGLSDTQALVYLVLDRSGSMRTFYKDGSAQHLGERALALATHLHEGTAPAIEVVFFSTEVDGTGTLTPDAYEGRVNELHDSFGRMGRTNYHLAVEEVLALHAKASKALRAATGSRSRKPVPALVLFQTDGAPESKTAATAALAAAADKPVFWQFIAFGEHEAKAFDYLRKLSVDNAGFFHAGPKPGELPDEELFDGLLQGWKP; this comes from the coding sequence ATGGGCATTCGGAGCTTGCTGCGTAAGGTGTTCGGTCGCGATCGTTCGGAGCCCACCGAGCAGGTCGCAGCTTCAGTCCCGACCCAGTCCGAACGTCCAGAACCGGCCACCACCACCGAGGCCGTTTCCACCGAGACACCCGTCATTCCCTCGCCGGCCGAGGCACCCGCCACGGAAACCGCCGAGCCGGCGTCGGCAACCGCCGCAAAGGCGGCTCCCTCCGCGTCGGCCGCGTCCGGATCCGCAGAGGCCGCTACGACGCCGGCCCCCGCGCCCGCGCCCACTCAGGAGGAGGCCCCGGCCGCTGCGGCGGACGCCGCGTCCACACCCTCCGGCCTGGCCGCCGATCTGGTGTCGGCCGCGTTCGACAATCCGCAGCCCCGGCCGCGCACCGCATCGGTCCCTTCCCAGGCCCGTACGGAGAGCGCCCCCGGAGCCAGTGCCACGGAACCGGTCGAGCAGCCGGTCGAGCAGCCGCAAGAGCCCGCGGAGGCCACCCGGTCCGAATCGATCAGCACTGCCGGCGAGAGCCCGGACTCGGATCCGGAGCTCGCTGTGAGCAGCGAAGAGACGGGATCGGCCCAGGCCGACGACCACCCCGAAGACCAGGCCGAGCCCGAAGACAAGACCAAGACCAAGACCGAGGCCGACGACCGGGCCGAGGTCACCGAGTCGGCGGGTGACGCAGTCGCATCCGTGGCGGAAGCGCCGGCCGAGCCCCTGTCGCAGGCCGAGCCACCGGCTTCGGAGGCACCGCCAACAGAAGCACCGCCAGCAGAAGCAGCGCAGGCAGCACCGCCAGCAGAGGCAGCGGAGGCAGACGAAGCGGACAGTGCGGTCACCGCCGAGGAGACCGCCCCGGTCTTGGCCGAGTCCACCGAGCCGGAGCCCACTGCGGTGGCACCCGAGGCAGACGGGGGCGACGCCGACGCCGACACGGCGGACGTCACCGCACCGGAATCAGCGACCGCGCCCCCGGCACAGCCGGTGGCCGCCCCCGACCCGACACCGGCGCCGGACTCCGTGTCCGTGTCCGTGTCCGAGCCTGCGTCTGCGTCTGCAACTGAGCCGGTCGCCGCCGAGGCCGAGCCGGCAGCAGCCGAGGAAGTCGAGGCGGACCAACCCACCGAGCCCACCGAGCCCACCGCGCCCGCCGCGCCCGCCGCGGGCGTCGCGGGCGTCGCGGGCGTCGCGGACCTGGACGAACCCACCCCCGAGACCACCAGCCCCACAGCAAGCACAGCACCCGCAGTACCCACCGCGCTCGCCCCAACGCGGGCCGCCGCGGCCAGTGCACTCCAGCGGGCGGGACTCAGCGACACCCAGGCGCTCGTCTATCTGGTGCTGGACCGCTCCGGCTCCATGCGCACTTTCTACAAGGACGGCAGCGCACAACACCTCGGTGAGCGCGCCCTCGCGCTGGCCACGCACCTCCACGAGGGCACGGCACCCGCCATCGAGGTCGTGTTCTTCTCCACCGAGGTCGACGGCACCGGGACGCTCACCCCCGATGCGTACGAAGGAAGAGTGAACGAACTCCACGACTCCTTCGGCCGGATGGGACGCACCAACTACCACCTGGCGGTCGAGGAGGTCCTGGCACTACACGCCAAGGCCAGCAAGGCCCTGCGGGCGGCGACCGGCAGTCGGTCCCGCAAGCCGGTTCCGGCGCTGGTGCTCTTCCAGACGGACGGCGCCCCCGAGTCCAAGACCGCCGCGACCGCCGCACTGGCGGCAGCAGCCGACAAGCCGGTGTTCTGGCAGTTCATCGCCTTCGGTGAGCACGAGGCGAAGGCGTTCGACTACCTCCGCAAGCTCTCCGTCGACAACGCGGGCTTCTTCCACGCGGGTCCCAAGCCCGGCGAACTCCCCGACGAGGAGCTGTTCGACGGCCTCCTCCAGGGCTGGAAGCCGTAG